The following is a genomic window from Nicotiana tabacum cultivar K326 chromosome 3, ASM71507v2, whole genome shotgun sequence.
AGTCTCATGAGGATCTATGCAACAATTATGGAATTCTTGACTTAACAGAGGTTACGGAAGTAGGCTATAATAATGGTTATGCGGCAAGTTGCTTTAGAAGATGTTTTCTCTAGTGAGATCTGGATCCCTGATAATCATTTCATGTATAAAGTAAGAATAAGTGTATTAGCATAttctttaattaagaaaaagtgTATTAATGTGGTTGAGGTTCTTATAAGAACGGGGACACCACGGACCCTACAATGTGATTTATTACCATCTGTCTCATTTGATAGAGATTGTAAACTTTGCTCTGATTTATTTACTAGCTACTCATTTTGATATATACTGAAAACTTAGTGCATGTATCTACTGGTGGTTTAACCATCTCACTCAACTTACCATTTAGTGATAAGAAATATTTAGTGATCcaaatattttatcttatttttgtAGTACATCTACATAAGAATTGCCTCTTATTTGCTTGCTCTTTGATGTCCTGATTGGTGTCTTCTCGCTTGGTGCTTGTACTTACAAAAGTAGTTATATccattcaaattaaaaaaaaagttatatccataaaaatatcataaataataataaatttattagcttaaatttaaagataattattcaaaaatataacttaaaatatAAGATTAATATTTGAATGTTTTAAAGAAATTTCTTGACAATGTTCCTGTCAATAATTAGTTATTCTTAGTTTTTTCAGTAATATCTGGTTTATTCAAACACTCAGCCTtcgtctttttccttttcttctctgaGGGCAAGCAATAATGATGTCCTTGTAATCAAGATGCCTTTTTCATTTTATAGCTGGAGCTTTCTTTTCctagtttatttttttttgctttatctAAAATGTTGTGCATTAGGATTGAGGAGAAGTTATAGATCACCGTTACTGGTTTAACTCGAACACCTTTTCGTGTGCATTAAGAACTTCTCCTTTTGTTTCTGAAAGAAATTATAGTGAAGATAATATCAATTGGAGCCTGTTATATCTTTGATGGGTATGGCATGACGTAGGATGATTTGTCCTAAAACTTTTGGCTTGTGATGCTTACTCTGTTATTCCAAAGTTCTAATATAGGTGATTAGGTATTCCGAGTCTTCTGACTATTCTGAATTCTCTAGTCTAAACCTTGAGAATATGACTTTTTGATGCAGGGAACTCGACTTGGTAGTTCAGATCCCAAAGGATGTTTCAGTGAGTAACTTTTATATTCATTTAGTATCTTTCTGAGTTGCCAAATTTGCTAAGTTTTTGATAGATCTTTTGTGGTGGTTTCCTTCAATCACACTCAATGATGTAGCTTACAAGATGTACAACATTTGCTATAGTACCTTATTCATAATGATTTCCTGTTAACATGTTCCCACAGTTGTTGGCACTTGGTTAATTCTGTGGTAGTTATgcagaaaatataaaaataggttGATTTAGAAAGTGCCAAAGATGTTGTTCatctatttttataatataacGCTTTTTCACGTAAAACTTCATTACTTTCTTTTTGGTTTTATTGACATCTAGCTTCCTCCTTTTTTCTGTAAAAGGGAAGGATGGCTGGAAATAGAATGGGGAAAAAAAAGCTTCTACTTATTCGTGTTATCTTTTTCTACCAGATATTGGACTTCCATCAGGGAAGTCACTTTTCCAACTTCAAGCTGAGAGAATTTTGTGTATTCAAAGATTAGCAGCTGTAACTGCAAATGAGGGTGAGCTTCTCCTTTGATGCCCTTGGATGTTAGCTCATGAGTACACACTCTAAGTTATCCTTAGTGTTCAGGTGCTGGCATTGTTCCAATACAGTGGTACATCATGACCAGTCCGTTCACTGATGAAGCTACACGTAAATACTTTGAAAGTCATAAGTATTTTGGCCTTGAAGCAGAACAAGTAagatttcatttcttttttttccctcTCATTTTATCTTGATTAATCTGAGAGTATTATGGTTTTTAATCTTGTTAGCATTAAAGAAATCCTTTTCTAATTCAGGTCACCTTCTTCCAACAAGGGACCATACCTTGTGTTTCAAAGGATGGAAGATTTATTATGGAGACCCCGTACAGGGTAGGTCACTTCTTTCTTCAAACAAAAAAAGGTTCTATCACATGATTTCACAAAGTCAGGCATCAAATCTCAAGCATATCTTCAAGCTGCATTGTTTAGTGAAAGCATACATATCTTCAAGCTGCAATGTTTAGTGAAAGCGTTTTACAAGCATATGCAAACTTTTGCCTGCTACTGATGAAAACTATAATTGTTCCAGAATTAACTTTGCAGACGTGAAATATACCCTGCTTGTTTAACCTCGCAATCCTAGAGTTCCATGTCCAACTAGAGATGTTTTCATTACTTAATTTTTTCCGGACTACAGAGATGTTCTGCTTACTTTTTAAAATGGACTAAGGTTGCTATCTGTCTTGAgtagtcaacaacaacaacaatatctgtcATACCTATACATTATTCTGTTGTCCTCCATACATTGACCATTATATTAAATTTGTCAATCTTTACTTATTAAAAGATGGTTACATATCATTGCTGTCATTCATTTTTTTGATTGCCAGTCAATAAACTTCTGTACTAGTAACCAATGAATTACAGCAGCATTATGACTTGACATCCTTAGGACTGGATTTACTGCGGAAATTTTGTTGCGCTTGCTGATTTATGTCAGAATTGTACAAAGGGATCTGGATAGTTTGAAATTACTGGTAAAGAAGTCTGTGAAATCAAATAGAGCTTGTGAGGTTGATTCCGTTGGTTGGGGAAATTAGAAGGTCTGCCAGTAATGAATTCAAAAACACATAATTTTCCTTGAATCTCTGTAACAGAACTAATAATCTGTCATTTCGGCTGTGGATGGTTctttgtctctctctctctctctctagccCCCTCTGAGAGGTAATTTGAGGGAGCAAAGAGGCAAAGAGTGCAATGAACTATTGACTAAGCAATctcttaattttgtatttttcctgcAGTTGCTGATAGTAAGAGTTATACCAGTTTCTACTCGTAATATTTCTGTATTTCcatatgtattttcttttgttttattacCTTAGTTTAATCAAAAACATATATATTGTTGCTCCACTTGTGGCTATATTCTAAAGTGTTGATAGTTATTAAAGCTTTTCTATTGAAGCAGGTAGCAAAGTCTCCAGATGGAAATGGTGGAGTTTATACAGGTACAGCTATACCTaactcttaattttattttattttataaggaGCTAGATCTTACTCTCTTTGGGCTATATCTCAGTTTAAGGGTGATGCAATCTCTCAGTGCGGTAGAGTACTACTTGTgaacttgtacaattggacagCTGTTATTTGCTTGTAGTTTTCATACTGTATTGAAGTAATCCAATTAAAGTTTGTAATTGTCCAGCATTGAAGTATTCAAGATTACTGGAAGACATGAACTCAAGAGGCATTAAGTATGTGGATTGCTATGGAGTTGACAATGCTTTGGTAATTTGTGCTTTTCTTATCCTTCCATCTATAATATCATTTTCCCTTCATTATGTTCAAAATACTGAATAATTGTTTTGTGGAAGCAGGTTCGAGTGGCAGATCCTACCTTTTTGGGTTATTTCATTGATAAAGGTGTCTCTGCTGCCGCAAAAGTTGTACGGAAGGTGAATAGTTTCGTTTTTTGTTTTTTCCAAAAACATTCAACTCTTTTTACATTCAATATAGAATTTGAGAGAGTAGGTAGTAGCTATAGAATTTGAGAGGGTAGAATCTGATTTCCAACCCCGTATCTGCTCAGGATGCCAATCAGAGGTTTCATGATATTGTTGCTTGAAAGTTGTTTGGATTTTACATTTCTGCTATGCTTACCCCTCTTAGTGTATCGCAATTTAGAACCCTCATCATATAATTCTTGAGTAGGACACTATTCTAAAAGAAGTTATTGTGTATACCTATATTGATATTTATCCACTCTGATTGTAGGCCTATCCACAAGAGAAGGTTGGTGTGTTTGTCCGTCGAGGTAAAGGTGGACCACTCGCTGTGGTTGAGTATAGTGAGTTGGATCCTTCACTGTGTAGTGCAGTAAACCAGGAAACAGGACGTCTTCGCTTTTGTTGGAGCAATGTAAATTCCACAAGTCTTCTTTCTATTTCTGCCTTCGCCATTCTTTCCTTAGATGTGTCTCTCTGATTCTTCCCTTTACAAATATTTCAGTGGAATTCTACTAACATTTTGCCTCATGTATTTTCAAAAGCACTCTGTTAATTTATGTcattataatatttttaacagGATGAAACTTGAATTTTGTGTATCTTCTTGCTTTTTGCAAATAATTAAGGTTGTTGTTTTTAACAGACAACTATATTATAAACCTTGTAGATTTCAGTGGAAAAAAAGTGGAGTTTCTATGAGTTAGAGAGTTGTCGCTAAATCTTCTATATCAAACTTTATTGGCATATTGCTACCATTCTGATAATTTCATTACCATGCTAAAGAGCAGTTGATGAGAAAAATGTACCTCTATCTTTAATTGTAAGGAAACATTTCATAATACACCTTCTTTTCACTCCAGTGAATGAATGAGTTCTCTTAGTTGGAGAAATTCAGATTTCTATGCATGAACAATTTCTGCTGGAACTAAGCTTTTAGACCAGCATTTCAAGAAATAACGAAAAGCTTCAATATTTCCAACCAATGCTGTATATAACAACTAACATTTTCTCATTTGTCAAGATATTCCCTTTGTTTTGTGGGATAAAAAATATATACCCCACAATCCTTCTGATCTCTGAAAAATATATGAAGATTAGTTACCAAAagtaaagagaaaaaagaaaagaaaaggtggATCTAATGGACCCTGTGAAGATAGCAAAGTTGTCTTGTTTGCATGTTTCTTCTCTCATGGATGCCTTTTCGATTTACTTGTGCATTTTATTTTTCAGGTCTGCTTACATATGTTTTCTTTAGATTTCCTGAATCAAGTGGCAAATGGCCTTGAGAAAGACAGCATGTGAGTAATGCTTTTCTTCCTTCATATTGGTTCTGTTGGTTgtgttaaaaatacaaaattatgacTTTAATGGTTATTTTCGATATCAATAAATTATTTACATTGCTGTAGTAGTAGTGTAAAGAAAGTAAGCCAGGCGGGGGGATGACATACGACTATTACTTTTTGCGCCTGCAGATAGAGACCCTTTGCATGAGCAACCATACCTTACAAGCTATTTACATATTTTGACTATCTTAACTCTTACTAAACCTACCACAACCTCCTCCTTTATTTGGACTCTTGGGAGCAGCTAAGTTCTGCAACCACAGATGGACTTGGCTACGGAATATGAGTCTAAAAAAGTGTTGTGATATTATTGCAGTTATCATCTTGCTGAGAAGAAAATCCCATCAATTCATGGTCATACAATGGGATACAAACTGGAACAATTCATATTTGATGCTTTTCCTTACACACCTTCAACAGCGCTATTTGAGGTAATTGTAGTTCTATACTTGTCACAAGACTTTCCAGTTTCCAATAGCAGCTAAATGCAGACCTGCCTAATACTGGGATTTGAAATGTTTTATCTGCATaggttgttcgtgaagaagaattTGCTCCAGTTAAAAATGCAAACGGAGCAAACTTTGACACTCCTGACAGTGCTAGATTGCTTGTTCTTCGTCTCCACACTCGTTGGGTGGTTGCAGCTGGAGGTTTCTTGACACATTCTGTGCCCTTATATGCCACAGGTAATTTGATGTTTTGGGGAGAAAAGATTTTTGCGACGCTCATAATGCATGGTGGAAAAGAATGTTGAATAGATAAATATAACTTTATCTTAAAGGTTAAAATATTATGATGAATGAAAACTCCAGTATCCCGATGCCTTTCATTAGTTCTTTAAGATTAAGAGATCCAGATCCTCAAATAAGAAGGGGTTTAGTTTTACGTATATTTGGACTTCTCATGGAAATACAAAGTCAAAGAACGTTTAACCATAGACAGTTGTTGTCCTGGTAAGGTCTGGATAGTCCTGAGGCCAGGACTGGTAAATGGTGACAAGTAACTCCTTTTTAACTTTGCAAGAATGTAATGTAGCAAAAGTGTCTCACAGTCTTCTGAAGATTGCACTTCTAATTTTTCAGGTGTGGAAGTTTCTCCGCTTTGTTCATATGCTGGTGAAAACCTGGAAGCTATTTGCCGTGGAAGAACATTCCATGCACCATGTGAAATCTCGTTTTAGTTTGATTTTGGTTTCATTAAGTAAATGCCTGAAATTCTTCTCCATTTTATACAGTTCCTTTGATCGGATCACTTTTTTCTTATTATATGTGTACAAGGTTTGCTTTTCATACTGGTGTAGACAATAGTGTAAGCGAGAATACTTGATACTAATTGAGGAAGCTTTGGCTTGTATTTCATAAGATGATGGAAATGTAACGACTTCTATATGTGTAATTTTCATTTAGGCCGATAcaggttttcctttttgttattGAAAACGATTAAATCCAAAATACAATTGTCTCCAAATATAAGCACTTTAGACTCctttttgtctattttattttCGAAAAACCCAgagtatttttacatttttgtggAGTTCGACAGCTATAgacataaaaaaaatttaagcCGTCCAGTTATATTTATCAATCAaataaatctatttttttttcttctagatTGAGATTTTTATTTCCAGACTCCAATATGTTAGATTAGTCTTTAATATTTTACTACTTGTATATTAGTTCATTTTGAGGTAAAAGACAATTAAAAGAATATTTTCCATAACCTTAGGACTTTTAGGCTCATTAATGATATAGCACTTTCGCAATTTGTTCCATTATTTCTAAGTGAATACTTGATTTATACAAAATGTTTTCTTATAGAGTTGATTAATAGACCTCTAGTCGTATTAGAAGATGAAGATAATTTTCCAAATATCTGATTtcttatagtttttttttatatataattcattTGAAAGGGCAGCCCGGCACACTAAGCTCCCGTTATGTACGGGGTCcgaggaagggccggaccacaagggtttattgtacgcagccttaccctgcatttatgcacatatatataATGGATGTGCGGGAGcactaggctggataagattagaaatgaagatattcgggagaaggtgggcgtggctcccatggaggacaagatgtgggaagcgagacttagatggttcgggcatgtgcggaggaggagcccagatgcCCCGGTTATGAGGTGTGAACAATTGGCTTTGATAGGTacaaggagaggtagagggcgacctaagaaatattggggCGAGGTGATAAGGCAAGGCATGGCGCaacttcagattttcgaggacatggccctggatagggaggtgtggaggtcgagcattagggttgtaggttagggggtgGTTGAGCGTTTTTCTTCGTTGTTCTGGCTAGTCTGATAGTGTTTTATATAGGACTGCTAGCGGTTATTGTTCCATCACACTCTCTATTTTttgtttattgttattattattattattattaattttttacttttttatattttttccaatttttattaTTGCCATAGTTATTGTCCTTCTCACTTATTTGTTGTCACTTACGATGCTAATCTTATTTGTATGTTTTCTGTTGTTGTTACAGATCTTTCAttttttagccgagggtcttccagaaacagcctctctaccctcatgggtaggggtaaggtctgcatacactctaccctctcagaccccactagtgggattattagtgggttgttatatatatatatatatatatatatatatatatatatatatatatatatatatatactagtttctCGGCATGTGCGTTGCACGTATATGCCAAATCATGTAATACactattttgtaaaataatatcaacactACTAGAATAAAGAGTTAAGTAAAAACTATACACGAAAGAATAAAGTATAAGCTTATATGAGTGATCAATATGGATCGTTACTTGTTTGTCGAAGTTAAAATAATTGTACATCGTATGAATctacaaaaataaacaatcaaagtTTTATCAAATATATTTGActttcttttaattgttttaatttATGACAATCATGTAATTAAGTGTATCTCATTTGATACTTCCTTaattatgatattcttgtttcATATTCCTTTCCACCGTCCCAATTTTAATTATATTAGGTCGATGTTATCTTCTTCAAAATCTTTGATCTTCTGCATTGTTACCTACGTGTTTATCTCTTCATCAGTTTCTATTGCACCAACTTTTTCAACTTCATGTAGCTTCTTTGCAATTAAATATTTTGCATCTTCACAAGAGGGGTTGCTCAGATGGTCAACACCACCCCACCTACAACCTAGGGTCGTGGGTTCGAGTTACTAAAGGAGCAACAGCTCCAACAAAAAAGATCAAAGGGGAATCAAAGGGGaggaaatcaaaaaaaaaaaaaaaaacttgcgCCTCGATCTTCTGAAATTTGTATATTAGTTTTGATTAGAAACATAAAATCTTCATCCTTAGTCAACAccaatttataaaataaatttggatGCTTTATGTACTAAactttaataaatattttaactTGTTTTAGTTTTATGACATCATAAAATGAAGTGTATATTACCTAATATTTCCTTAATATGATATTCTAATTGTGTGTTCCTTTTCATCGTTCCTAGTGATAATCATATTGGGTCGTCTTTGTCTTCTTTAATGTTTTTGTTCCTCTTGATTGTTATCTCCGTATCTATCTCTTcattttcaattttgattgcaCCAAATTTTTTTAACTTTGTGTGTCTTCTTTGCAACTAAACAGTCTTGTAACTCGATCTCCTCAATTTTTTGTATCTGTTTTGTCAAGAAATGTGAAATCTTCATCCTTATTCAACACTAATTAGCACATAAAATCTTCCTGCTTTATGACTTGAATACATTATTAATAGTTTCTGTAGTGCATTTCTTCCTTGATGACTTTGGATTTTGTTTGTATAGCCGGTTAATCGGGTTCTCCTCTAAAAAAAGTAGTCTGTT
Proteins encoded in this region:
- the LOC107796130 gene encoding UDP-N-acetylglucosamine diphosphorylase 1, encoding MTEAAMESGGNPVSVSASAPPQALLERLKDYGQEDVFSLWDELSPDEKDLLVKDIENIDLPRIDRIIRCSFHSQGLPAAAIEPVPESCVSTVEERTMEEREKWWKMGMKAMAEGKFAVLLLSGGQGTRLGSSDPKGCFNIGLPSGKSLFQLQAERILCIQRLAAVTANEGAGIVPIQWYIMTSPFTDEATRKYFESHKYFGLEAEQVTFFQQGTIPCVSKDGRFIMETPYRVAKSPDGNGGVYTALKYSRLLEDMNSRGIKYVDCYGVDNALVRVADPTFLGYFIDKGVSAAAKVVRKAYPQEKVGVFVRRGKGGPLAVVEYSELDPSLCSAVNQETGRLRFCWSNVCLHMFSLDFLNQVANGLEKDSIYHLAEKKIPSIHGHTMGYKLEQFIFDAFPYTPSTALFEVVREEEFAPVKNANGANFDTPDSARLLVLRLHTRWVVAAGGFLTHSVPLYATGVEVSPLCSYAGENLEAICRGRTFHAPCEISF